From a region of the Rhodococcus sp. 4CII genome:
- a CDS encoding PTS transporter subunit EIIC: MTVVDSPKKESAVFAGLQRLGRSLMLPIAVLPAAGILLRLGQDDLLGRFDSMHTAASVISAAGQAVFTWLPLIFAVGIAIGWAKKADGSTALAAVVGYMVINGVFEAMSPVVLEGKTDPNGDQALINYGVLAGIVMGLLSAILWQRFYRTKLPDYLGFFNGRRLVPILTAITGLVVGVLMAFLYPAFNSALTWVGETVAENSVIGGGVYGMANRLLIPTGLHHILNSTVWFLVGDYQNASGELVRGDLNRFFAGDPSAGIFMTGFFPIMMFALPAAALAIWRNARPSQKKVVGGIMLSTALTAFLTGITEPLEFAFMFVAWPLYLIHAFLTGTSMALVNALGIHDGFTFSAGFFDYVLNFGKATNAWMLIPIGLGYAVIYYVLFSFVIKKWNLRTPGREDDAETETTVDTEKAGQ, translated from the coding sequence ATGACCGTCGTAGACAGCCCGAAAAAGGAATCAGCGGTGTTTGCCGGGTTGCAGCGCCTCGGGCGAAGCCTGATGCTGCCTATCGCGGTGCTCCCCGCGGCCGGCATCTTGCTGCGACTCGGCCAGGACGACCTCCTCGGCCGATTCGACTCGATGCACACCGCCGCGTCCGTCATCTCCGCAGCCGGCCAAGCAGTGTTCACCTGGCTGCCCCTCATCTTCGCGGTGGGCATCGCCATAGGCTGGGCCAAGAAGGCGGACGGTTCCACCGCCCTGGCCGCGGTGGTCGGATACATGGTCATCAACGGGGTGTTCGAGGCCATGTCGCCGGTCGTCCTCGAGGGCAAGACCGATCCGAACGGCGACCAGGCGCTGATCAACTACGGTGTGCTCGCGGGCATCGTGATGGGTCTGCTGTCCGCCATCCTGTGGCAGCGGTTCTACCGCACGAAACTGCCCGACTATCTAGGATTCTTCAACGGGCGCAGGCTCGTTCCCATTCTCACCGCGATCACCGGTCTCGTCGTCGGCGTGCTGATGGCGTTCCTGTACCCGGCGTTCAACTCCGCCCTCACGTGGGTGGGCGAGACCGTTGCCGAGAACTCGGTGATCGGCGGCGGCGTGTACGGCATGGCCAACCGCCTGCTCATTCCGACCGGCCTGCACCACATCCTGAACTCCACCGTCTGGTTCCTCGTCGGCGACTATCAGAACGCGAGCGGAGAACTCGTCCGCGGCGACCTCAACCGGTTCTTCGCCGGCGACCCGAGCGCCGGCATCTTCATGACCGGCTTCTTCCCGATCATGATGTTCGCCCTTCCCGCTGCCGCACTGGCGATCTGGCGCAACGCCCGCCCGTCACAGAAGAAGGTCGTGGGCGGCATCATGCTCTCCACCGCGCTGACGGCGTTCCTCACCGGCATCACCGAGCCCCTCGAATTCGCGTTCATGTTCGTCGCCTGGCCGCTGTACCTGATCCACGCATTCCTCACGGGAACGTCGATGGCGCTCGTCAACGCGCTCGGCATCCACGATGGATTCACTTTCTCCGCAGGCTTTTTCGATTACGTGCTCAACTTCGGCAAGGCCACCAACGCGTGGATGCTGATCCCGATCGGGCTCGGGTACGCCGTCATCTACTACGTCCTGTTCAGCTTCGTCATCAAGAAGTGGAACCTGCGCACTCCCGGTCGGGAGGACGACGCGGAAACGGAAACAACCGTCGACACGGAAAAGGCAGGTCAATGA
- a CDS encoding N-acetylglucosamine-6-phosphate deacetylase has protein sequence MILRGKVVGEDGVVDDGVVVTDHDRISWVGSVSEYRGQALLPEPDSSILLPGLIDLHCHGGAGAGFPNADADGARRAAEHHRRHGTTGLLGSLVSAGEQDLLRQAGILAGLVERGELLGIHLEGPFISGARCGAQDPASVIPGDPGLFERICDAARGTVRSMTLAPETAHFGELLDAMHRRGVLPSLGHTDTDAATTAARIADAAGRPLTATHLFNAMPPLHHRAPGPVAAFLAAAGRGDIVVELIADGVHLAPETVSMVFDTVGPDQIVLVSDAMAAAGVSDGNYQLGPLDVRVSRGVARLATADGSEGAIAGGTARLLDVVRTVVDSGIGLADAVASATRTPARLLGLDSERGSLAPGRRADIVVTDPHLRPRGVFVGGTPAGTEGLAWKS, from the coding sequence ATGATCCTGCGCGGCAAGGTCGTCGGGGAGGACGGTGTCGTCGACGACGGCGTGGTGGTCACCGACCACGACCGAATCTCGTGGGTCGGGTCGGTCTCGGAGTACCGCGGGCAGGCGCTCCTGCCCGAACCCGATTCGTCGATACTGCTGCCCGGTCTGATCGACCTGCACTGCCACGGCGGCGCCGGCGCGGGATTTCCCAACGCCGACGCCGACGGCGCGAGGCGGGCCGCGGAGCATCACCGCCGGCACGGCACCACCGGACTGCTCGGCAGTCTCGTCTCGGCAGGGGAACAGGACCTACTCCGGCAGGCCGGGATCCTCGCAGGCCTGGTGGAACGCGGTGAGCTGCTCGGGATCCACCTGGAGGGCCCGTTCATCTCCGGTGCCCGGTGCGGCGCGCAGGATCCCGCTTCCGTGATCCCCGGAGATCCCGGCCTTTTCGAGAGGATCTGCGACGCCGCGCGCGGCACCGTCCGATCGATGACCCTCGCGCCGGAGACGGCGCACTTCGGGGAACTCCTCGACGCGATGCACCGGCGGGGTGTGCTGCCGAGCCTCGGCCACACCGACACCGACGCGGCGACCACGGCAGCGCGGATCGCCGACGCCGCCGGCCGGCCGCTGACCGCCACCCACCTGTTCAACGCGATGCCGCCGCTGCACCACCGCGCACCAGGACCGGTGGCCGCGTTCCTGGCCGCGGCCGGTCGAGGAGACATCGTCGTCGAATTGATCGCGGATGGAGTGCATCTCGCGCCCGAGACCGTGTCGATGGTGTTCGACACCGTCGGACCCGACCAGATCGTCCTCGTCAGTGACGCCATGGCCGCCGCCGGCGTCTCGGACGGCAACTACCAGCTCGGGCCCCTGGACGTCCGCGTCTCGCGGGGTGTGGCCCGGCTTGCGACCGCCGACGGGTCCGAGGGCGCCATCGCCGGCGGCACCGCACGACTGCTGGACGTGGTGCGCACCGTCGTCGACAGCGGCATCGGTCTCGCCGACGCCGTCGCTTCCGCGACCAGGACTCCGGCCCGGCTGCTCGGCCTGGATTCCGAACGCGGCAGCCTGGCCCCGGGTCGCCGCGCCGACATCGTCGTCACCGATCCCCACCTGCGCCCCCGCGGCGTGTTCGTCGGCGGAACGCCGGCCGGAACGGAAGGACTCGCATGGAAATCGTAA
- the nagB gene encoding glucosamine-6-phosphate deaminase has protein sequence MEIVIRQTPSEVSSTVADIVEGYVRRGPATLGLATGSSPLGSYRELARRHRESGLDFSDARAFLLDEYVGLPKSHDQSYFSVIRSEFVDHVNLDPGYVLSPDGESSDIAEEGARYDAAIAAAGGVDVQLLGIGTDGHIGFNEPGSALTSRTRVKTLTEQTRLDNARFFDSVDDVPHHVLTQGLGTISEARHLVMIAFGKGKAEAIAAAAEGPLSAFCPASVMQLHPHVTVVIDEAAAGKLQLADYYRYALEHKPSWQSF, from the coding sequence ATGGAAATCGTAATCCGGCAGACGCCGTCGGAGGTCAGCTCGACCGTCGCGGACATCGTCGAGGGGTACGTGCGACGCGGTCCGGCGACGCTGGGCCTCGCGACCGGTTCGTCCCCGCTCGGCAGCTACCGGGAACTCGCACGCCGACACCGTGAGTCGGGACTGGACTTCTCGGATGCCCGCGCCTTCCTGCTGGACGAGTACGTGGGACTCCCGAAAAGCCACGATCAGTCGTACTTCTCGGTGATCCGGTCGGAGTTCGTCGACCACGTGAACCTCGACCCGGGGTACGTGCTCAGCCCCGACGGCGAATCGTCCGACATCGCCGAGGAGGGGGCGCGGTACGACGCCGCCATCGCCGCGGCAGGTGGCGTCGACGTGCAACTTCTCGGCATCGGAACCGACGGCCACATCGGATTCAACGAGCCGGGTTCCGCGTTGACCTCACGCACCCGCGTCAAGACGCTCACCGAGCAGACCCGCCTCGACAATGCGCGGTTCTTCGACAGTGTGGACGACGTCCCGCACCACGTCCTCACCCAGGGGCTCGGCACCATCAGCGAGGCCCGGCACCTCGTGATGATCGCGTTCGGCAAGGGCAAGGCAGAGGCGATCGCCGCCGCCGCGGAGGGACCGCTCTCCGCGTTCTGCCCGGCGTCGGTGATGCAGCTGCACCCGCACGTCACGGTCGTGATCGACGAGGCTGCGGCCGGCAAGCTGCAACTGGCCGACTACTACCGGTATGCGCTGGAACACAAGCCTTCCTGGCAGTCGTTCTAG
- a CDS encoding HNH endonuclease signature motif containing protein, whose product MGEVAPPDLEELRAFTARLRCVEPCGDAGLGIEWLDAVESLKSVGCAVQAVATDDVATRMREDRRARRLPRAEWDRGIAAQIALARRESPNRGGRHLGFARAVVHEMPHTLALLRSGRLNEWRATLLVRETACLSAADRKIVDHRLCSDPDILDGVGDRGLVAKAKALAVELDAAAVVARYRKAVSERRVTTRPAPDSMAYLSVLMPMEQAVCLRATLGRDADSLIATGDSGGRTRNQLMADLLFDRGTGASVASGVPVAVDLVLSDETLLAGGNEAADLTGFGPVPAAIARQLVADALDGDTAVTLRNVYSCPLSGALTAMESQSRTFPKGLRKLIDLRDRTCRTPWCDAPIRHHDHIRSRRKEGATTARNGAGLCEACNYAKEGDGWTARPVSRPGRTHLLDLGTPTGHHYRSAAPRLPSAARRSEVEAILIAHLHAS is encoded by the coding sequence ATGGGGGAAGTGGCGCCACCGGATCTGGAGGAGTTGCGGGCGTTCACCGCGCGTTTGCGGTGTGTCGAGCCGTGCGGGGATGCGGGGTTGGGGATCGAGTGGCTCGATGCGGTGGAGTCGTTGAAGTCGGTGGGGTGTGCGGTGCAGGCGGTGGCCACGGACGATGTCGCCACCCGCATGCGAGAGGACCGTCGGGCCCGGAGGCTCCCGCGGGCCGAGTGGGACCGCGGTATCGCAGCGCAGATTGCGTTGGCGCGAAGAGAGTCTCCGAATCGTGGTGGCCGGCATCTGGGGTTCGCGCGGGCGGTGGTGCACGAGATGCCGCACACATTGGCGTTGTTGCGGTCGGGTCGGTTGAACGAGTGGCGGGCCACCCTGTTGGTGCGGGAAACGGCGTGTCTGTCGGCGGCAGACCGGAAGATCGTCGACCACCGGTTGTGTTCGGACCCGGACATTCTCGACGGCGTCGGCGACCGCGGCCTGGTCGCAAAGGCGAAGGCGCTGGCGGTGGAACTCGACGCCGCCGCGGTCGTCGCGCGGTATCGCAAGGCGGTGTCGGAGCGGCGGGTGACGACACGTCCGGCACCGGATTCGATGGCGTACCTGAGTGTGCTGATGCCGATGGAACAGGCAGTCTGTTTGCGGGCCACACTCGGTCGGGATGCGGACAGCCTGATCGCGACCGGGGACAGTGGTGGCCGAACCCGGAATCAGTTGATGGCGGATTTGTTGTTCGACCGCGGCACCGGGGCATCGGTGGCCTCGGGTGTGCCGGTGGCGGTGGACCTGGTGCTCTCCGACGAAACACTCCTGGCGGGTGGCAATGAGGCGGCGGACCTGACGGGGTTCGGGCCGGTGCCGGCGGCGATAGCTCGGCAGTTGGTGGCGGACGCCCTCGATGGTGACACCGCGGTGACCTTACGAAACGTCTACTCGTGTCCGCTGTCGGGTGCGTTGACGGCGATGGAATCGCAGTCGAGGACATTCCCGAAAGGCTTGCGGAAGCTGATCGACCTCCGGGACCGAACCTGCCGCACGCCGTGGTGTGATGCGCCGATTCGCCATCACGATCACATCCGCTCCCGCCGCAAAGAGGGCGCCACCACGGCACGCAACGGGGCCGGTTTGTGTGAGGCCTGCAACTACGCCAAGGAAGGCGACGGCTGGACCGCCCGTCCCGTGAGCAGGCCTGGCCGCACCCACCTCCTCGATCTCGGTACACCGACCGGGCACCACTACCGGTCGGCTGCCCCACGATTGCCGTCTGCGGCGCGACGGTCGGAAGTCGAGGCCATTCTGATTGCACATTTGCATGCGTCCTGA
- a CDS encoding pyridoxamine 5'-phosphate oxidase family protein: MAGWNEFAEAAPRIAAVFSRRHAATGNLCMLGTLRSDGFPRISPVEPRFFESQLWIAGMPNTTKFRDLARDPRFCLHTATVDTEVKEGDAKLWGVVDDVQDKALHQRFAQALFEETGFDIRGQEFDHCYRADLTGGSAVEVGDGHMDITIWKPGEPERVVRKH, from the coding sequence ATGGCCGGCTGGAACGAGTTCGCCGAAGCTGCACCGCGGATTGCCGCTGTTTTCTCGCGAAGGCACGCGGCGACCGGAAACCTGTGCATGCTCGGCACGCTTCGCTCCGACGGTTTTCCGCGGATCAGTCCGGTCGAGCCGAGATTCTTCGAGAGCCAACTGTGGATCGCCGGAATGCCGAACACCACGAAGTTCCGGGACCTGGCTCGCGATCCGCGATTCTGCCTGCACACGGCAACCGTCGACACCGAGGTGAAGGAGGGCGACGCGAAACTGTGGGGAGTCGTCGACGACGTCCAGGACAAGGCCCTGCATCAGCGCTTCGCTCAGGCGCTGTTCGAGGAGACCGGGTTCGATATTCGCGGACAGGAATTCGATCATTGCTACCGAGCCGACCTGACCGGCGGCTCGGCGGTGGAGGTCGGCGACGGCCATATGGACATCACGATCTGGAAGCCGGGGGAGCCCGAGCGCGTCGTACGAAAACACTGA
- a CDS encoding CoA-acylating methylmalonate-semialdehyde dehydrogenase, producing MVQELSHFVGGKRVPGASNKFGDVYDPNTGEVQSRVPLADKAETEAIIANAVEAQREWALFNPQKRARVLMKFLQLVQEEMDSLARLLSSEHGKTIPDAKGDIQRGLEVIEFALGAPHLLKGEYTESAGTGIDVYSMRQPLGVVAGITPFNFPAMIPLWKAGPALAAGNAFILKPSERDPSVPLRLAELFLEAGLPAGVFNVVNGDKEVVDVLLTDDRVKAVGFVGSTPIAQYIYETAAAHGKRAQCFGGAKNHAIVMPDADLDEVADALIGAGYGSAGERCMAISVAVPVGEETADALVAKLTERVGKLKIGRSDDEGADFGPLVSKDALERVNNYIQIGLDEGAEAVVDGRGFTLEGHENGFFAGATLFDKVTTDMRIYKEEIFGPVLLVARAADYEEALRLPTEHEYGNGVAIFTRDGDTARDFTNRVNVGMVGVNVPIPVPIAYHTFGGWKRSGFGDLNQHGPDSFRFYTKTKTVTQRWPSGKKEETNHFVIPTMN from the coding sequence ATGGTTCAAGAGCTATCCCACTTCGTCGGCGGCAAGCGCGTCCCCGGTGCGTCCAACAAGTTCGGCGACGTCTACGACCCCAACACCGGTGAGGTTCAATCGCGCGTGCCGCTCGCCGACAAGGCCGAGACCGAGGCGATCATCGCGAACGCGGTGGAGGCTCAGCGGGAATGGGCGCTGTTCAACCCGCAGAAGCGCGCCCGCGTCCTGATGAAGTTCCTCCAGCTCGTGCAGGAAGAAATGGATTCACTGGCACGGCTGCTGTCGTCGGAGCACGGCAAGACGATCCCCGATGCAAAGGGCGACATCCAGCGCGGCCTCGAGGTCATCGAGTTCGCCCTCGGCGCGCCCCACCTGCTCAAGGGCGAGTACACGGAATCCGCCGGTACCGGCATCGACGTCTACTCGATGCGGCAGCCGCTCGGTGTCGTCGCCGGCATCACCCCCTTCAACTTCCCGGCCATGATTCCGCTGTGGAAGGCCGGCCCCGCGCTGGCCGCCGGTAACGCCTTCATCCTGAAGCCGTCCGAGCGCGACCCGTCGGTGCCGCTGCGTCTGGCCGAGTTGTTCCTCGAGGCCGGTCTGCCCGCGGGTGTGTTCAACGTGGTCAACGGCGACAAGGAAGTGGTGGACGTCCTGCTCACCGACGACCGCGTCAAGGCTGTCGGATTCGTCGGGTCCACACCGATCGCGCAGTACATCTACGAGACCGCCGCGGCCCACGGCAAGCGCGCGCAGTGCTTCGGTGGCGCGAAGAACCACGCGATCGTCATGCCCGACGCCGACCTCGACGAGGTCGCGGACGCACTCATCGGCGCAGGGTACGGCTCCGCGGGCGAACGCTGCATGGCGATCTCGGTCGCCGTCCCGGTGGGCGAGGAGACCGCGGACGCGCTCGTCGCGAAGCTGACCGAACGGGTCGGCAAGCTGAAGATCGGGCGCAGCGACGACGAAGGCGCCGATTTCGGCCCGCTGGTCAGCAAGGACGCCCTCGAACGCGTGAACAACTACATCCAGATCGGCCTCGACGAGGGCGCCGAGGCAGTGGTCGACGGCCGCGGCTTCACCCTCGAAGGCCACGAGAACGGCTTCTTCGCCGGTGCGACCCTGTTCGACAAGGTCACCACCGACATGCGCATCTACAAGGAGGAGATCTTCGGGCCCGTCCTGCTTGTCGCCCGTGCCGCGGACTACGAGGAGGCGCTGCGCCTGCCCACCGAGCACGAGTACGGCAACGGCGTCGCGATCTTCACCCGCGACGGCGACACCGCCCGCGACTTCACCAACCGCGTCAACGTCGGCATGGTCGGCGTCAACGTCCCGATCCCGGTGCCCATCGCGTACCACACGTTCGGCGGCTGGAAGCGGTCCGGATTCGGTGACCTCAACCAGCACGGTCCCGACTCTTTCCGCTTCTACACCAAGACCAAGACGGTGACGCAGCGCTGGCCCTCCGGCAAGAAGGAAGAGACCAACCACTTCGTCATCCCGACGATGAACTGA
- a CDS encoding isobutyryl-CoA dehydrogenase — translation MFTLSDDERAIRDTARDFAAEHLAPYAVEWDQKKHFPVDVLRKAASLGMGGIYVREDVGGSELTRVDAARIFEALATGCPSIAAYLSIHNMVTWMIDRFGTDEQRRTWVPGLCAMDQLGSYCLTEPGAGSDAAALSTKAVRDGDDYVLTGVKQFISGAGASDVYVVMARTGDRGPRGISAFIVPKDSAGLSFGPNEVKMGWNAQPTRQVIFENVRVPAANLLGAEGGGFRIAMAGLNGGRLNIAACSVGGGQAALDKAVAYLADRKAFGAPLLESQALQFQLADMRTELEAARTLLWRAAAALDEGAPEVVELCAMAKRFATDTGFEVANRALQLHGGYGYLAEYGIEKIVRDLRVHQILEGSNEIMRVVIARSVVAGHGKGAA, via the coding sequence ATGTTCACGTTGTCCGATGACGAGCGGGCGATTCGCGACACTGCTCGTGATTTCGCGGCCGAGCATCTCGCGCCGTATGCGGTGGAGTGGGATCAGAAGAAGCATTTTCCGGTGGATGTGCTGCGGAAGGCGGCGTCGCTGGGGATGGGGGGGATCTATGTCCGGGAGGATGTGGGTGGGTCGGAGCTGACCCGGGTCGATGCGGCCCGCATCTTCGAGGCGTTGGCGACGGGGTGCCCGTCGATCGCCGCCTACCTGTCCATCCACAACATGGTGACCTGGATGATCGACCGGTTCGGCACCGACGAGCAGCGCCGCACCTGGGTGCCGGGGTTGTGTGCGATGGACCAGCTGGGCAGCTACTGCCTGACCGAACCCGGGGCCGGGTCGGATGCGGCGGCGCTGAGCACGAAGGCGGTCCGCGACGGCGACGACTACGTCCTCACCGGGGTCAAGCAGTTCATCTCCGGGGCCGGGGCGTCGGATGTGTACGTGGTGATGGCCCGCACCGGCGACCGCGGACCGCGGGGGATCTCGGCGTTCATCGTGCCGAAGGACTCGGCGGGGCTGTCGTTCGGGCCGAACGAGGTGAAGATGGGCTGGAACGCCCAACCGACCCGGCAGGTGATCTTCGAGAATGTCCGGGTCCCGGCGGCGAACCTGCTCGGTGCGGAGGGCGGCGGGTTCCGGATCGCGATGGCCGGCCTGAACGGGGGCCGGTTGAACATCGCGGCCTGCTCGGTCGGCGGTGGGCAGGCGGCGCTGGACAAGGCGGTCGCCTATTTGGCGGACCGGAAGGCGTTCGGGGCGCCGCTGCTCGAGTCGCAGGCGTTGCAGTTCCAGTTGGCGGACATGCGCACCGAACTCGAGGCCGCGCGGACGTTGTTGTGGCGGGCGGCGGCCGCCCTCGACGAGGGCGCCCCGGAGGTGGTGGAGTTGTGTGCGATGGCGAAGCGGTTCGCCACCGACACCGGGTTCGAGGTCGCGAACCGGGCGCTGCAGCTGCACGGCGGGTACGGCTATCTTGCCGAGTACGGAATCGAGAAGATCGTCCGGGACCTGCGGGTGCACCAGATCCTCGAAGGCAGCAACGAGATCATGCGGGTGGTCATCGCCCGCAGCGTCGTCGCCGGACACGGAAAGGGAGCGGCATGA
- a CDS encoding enoyl-CoA hydratase/isomerase family protein, protein MTDTTTMQPDVLIDSHGGLGRIVLNRPKAINALNHSMVRQIAAALDRWSGDDAVRAVLITGAGDRGLCAGGDIVSIYHDAQDGGTGSREFWRDEYVLNAVIANYPKPYVAIMDGIVMGGGVGVSAHGSVRIVTERSMIGMPETGIGFVPDVGGTFLLARTPGELGTHIALTTARLSAGDAIACGFADHFVPSEKITAFIEALASTSVQEALDAYAEPAPASELLAQQGWIDAAYSADSVAEIVSRLENSAVPEAVKAAGQVRSKSPTACAVTLASLRRARRAGSLEEVLNDEFRVSVACLNSPDLVEGIRAQVVDKDRNPQWSPPSIDDVHDDDVAQFFTPLGDLELGLTAPQPQH, encoded by the coding sequence ATGACCGACACCACCACCATGCAGCCGGATGTGCTGATCGACAGCCACGGCGGGCTGGGCCGGATCGTGCTGAACCGGCCGAAGGCGATCAACGCCCTCAACCACTCGATGGTCCGGCAGATCGCGGCCGCCCTGGATCGGTGGTCCGGCGATGATGCGGTGCGGGCGGTGCTGATCACCGGCGCCGGGGACCGCGGGTTGTGCGCGGGCGGGGACATCGTGTCGATCTACCACGACGCGCAGGACGGCGGCACCGGGTCCCGGGAGTTCTGGCGCGACGAGTACGTCCTCAACGCGGTGATCGCGAACTATCCGAAACCGTATGTGGCGATCATGGACGGCATCGTGATGGGCGGCGGGGTCGGGGTGTCGGCGCACGGCAGCGTCCGGATCGTGACCGAGCGGTCGATGATCGGGATGCCCGAGACCGGGATCGGGTTCGTCCCCGATGTCGGGGGCACCTTTCTGCTGGCCCGCACCCCGGGCGAGTTGGGCACCCACATCGCGTTGACGACGGCCCGGCTCAGCGCCGGCGATGCGATCGCGTGCGGGTTCGCCGACCACTTCGTCCCGTCGGAGAAGATCACCGCATTCATCGAGGCGTTGGCGTCGACGTCGGTGCAGGAGGCGCTCGACGCGTACGCCGAGCCGGCCCCGGCGTCGGAGTTGCTGGCCCAGCAGGGCTGGATCGACGCCGCGTATTCCGCGGACAGTGTCGCGGAGATCGTGTCCCGGCTCGAGAACAGTGCGGTGCCGGAGGCGGTGAAGGCGGCCGGGCAGGTGCGGTCGAAGTCGCCGACCGCGTGCGCGGTGACCCTGGCCTCGTTGCGGCGGGCGCGGCGGGCGGGCAGCCTCGAGGAGGTCCTCAACGACGAGTTCCGGGTGTCGGTGGCCTGCCTGAACTCCCCCGACCTGGTCGAGGGCATCCGGGCGCAGGTCGTCGACAAGGACCGCAACCCGCAGTGGTCACCCCCGTCCATCGACGACGTGCACGACGACGACGTCGCACAGTTCTTCACACCACTCGGAGACCTCGAACTCGGCCTGACGGCCCCGCAGCCGCAGCACTGA
- a CDS encoding enoyl-CoA hydratase has translation MTDFETILLDRRGRVGIITLNRPKALNALNSQLMREVVSAVDELENDSEIGAILITGSDRAFAAGADIKEMQPKSYMDVYLDDFFSAWDRLAAARKPTIAAVAGYALGGGCELAMLCDILIAADTAKFGQPEIKLGVIPGIGGSQRLTRAVGKAKAMELCLTGRNMDAEEAERAGLVSRIVPAADLLDDALQTATTIAEMSLPVAMMAKEAVNRSFETTLTEGVRFERRVFHSTFATEDQKEGMAAFVEKRAPVFRHR, from the coding sequence GTGACCGACTTCGAGACCATTCTGCTCGACCGCAGGGGCCGGGTCGGGATCATCACGCTCAACCGCCCGAAGGCCCTCAACGCATTGAACTCCCAGCTGATGCGCGAGGTCGTGTCGGCGGTGGACGAGTTGGAGAACGATTCGGAGATCGGCGCCATTCTGATCACCGGTTCCGACCGGGCATTCGCGGCGGGTGCCGACATCAAGGAGATGCAACCCAAGTCGTACATGGACGTGTACCTGGACGACTTCTTCTCGGCATGGGACCGCCTTGCTGCGGCGCGTAAGCCGACCATCGCCGCGGTCGCCGGGTACGCCCTCGGCGGCGGGTGCGAACTAGCGATGCTCTGCGACATCCTGATCGCCGCCGATACCGCCAAATTCGGTCAGCCGGAGATCAAGCTCGGTGTCATCCCCGGCATCGGTGGGTCGCAGCGGCTGACCCGCGCCGTCGGCAAGGCAAAGGCGATGGAGCTGTGCCTGACCGGCCGGAACATGGACGCAGAGGAGGCCGAACGCGCCGGACTGGTGTCGCGGATCGTGCCCGCCGCCGACCTGCTCGACGACGCGCTGCAGACGGCCACCACCATCGCCGAGATGTCTCTTCCCGTCGCGATGATGGCGAAGGAAGCGGTAAACCGCTCCTTCGAGACCACGCTCACCGAGGGCGTCCGGTTCGAGCGGCGGGTGTTCCATTCGACGTTCGCCACCGAGGATCAGAAGGAGGGGATGGCGGCGTTCGTCGAGAAACGCGCGCCGGTGTTCAGGCACCGCTAG